TCCGCCGGACGCTCGGCGACGCCGCCCGCGAGTTCGCCGAGGATGTCGCCGGCGGGGCGTTCCCGCAGGAGGAGCACACCTTCCACTGACCACCTCCGGTACAGACGACAGCCCGCCGATCATCCCCCGTCGGCGGGCTGTCGGCATGAGTCCCCCAGCGCCCCCGTACGGGCTCGCGGCTCCGACCTGCCTCCGCTGAGGCATCGCGGGCTTGTCGACCATGTGTCGGCGGTTCGTCGGCAGCTTGTCGGCGGCCTGTCGGCGAGGCCGGGCACCGTTGACGGCATGACGCGAATCGACAAGAACCCAGACGGCGGCACGGGCAACGCCGTCGAGGTGCGGGGGCTGGTCAAGCACTACGGCGAGACCAAAGCGCTGGACGGCGTGGACCTGGACGTGCGCGAAGGCACCGTGCTCGGTGTCCTCGGCCCCAACGGCGCCGGCAAGACCACTCTCGTACGCTGCCTCTCCACGCTCGTCGCCCCCGACGCCGGCCATGCCACGGTCGCCGGCTTCGACGTGGTGAAGCAGCCGCGGCAGCTGCGCCGCACCATCGGCCTCACCGGCCAGTACGCCTCGGTCGACGAGAAGCTCTCGGGCTGGGAGAACCTCTACATGATCGGGCGGCTGCTCGATCTGTCCCGCAAGGACGCCCGCAGGCGCGCCGACGAGATGCTGGAGCGCTTCTCGCTCACCGAGGCCGCGAAGCGGCCCGCACTGCAGTACTCCGGCGGTATGCGCCGCCGGCTCGACCTGGCCGCCTCGATGATCGGGCAGCCGGCCGTGCTCTATCTGGACGAGCCGACGACGGGCCTCGACCCCCGTACCCGTAACGAGGTCTGGGACGAGGTGCAGCGGATGGTCGCGGAGGGGGCGACCGTGC
This portion of the Streptomyces sp. NBC_01750 genome encodes:
- a CDS encoding ATP-binding cassette domain-containing protein, with product MTRIDKNPDGGTGNAVEVRGLVKHYGETKALDGVDLDVREGTVLGVLGPNGAGKTTLVRCLSTLVAPDAGHATVAGFDVVKQPRQLRRTIGLTGQYASVDEKLSGWENLYMIGRLLDLSRKDARRRADEMLERFSLTEAAKRPALQYSGGMRRRLDLAASMIGQPAVLYLDEPTTGLDPRTRNEVWDEVQRMVAEGATVLLTTQYMEEAEQLASELTVIDRGRVIANGKVDELKAKVGGRTLQIRPSDPAQLPAMARALGESGLDGIAGATVVPDDGLLYVPILSDEQLTAVVGLLGTRGFGIAHIGTHLPSLDEVFLAITGEKAPLSAGSDTIPEEAAA